A region of the Diceros bicornis minor isolate mBicDic1 chromosome 30, mDicBic1.mat.cur, whole genome shotgun sequence genome:
TGAGGTATTGTCTACTTTATCCCTAGTGTgactggatttttctatttcctaacaatgtttgcAGCAGGTTTGCCTTACCGATAGCAATTAATAGTTGTGTGTTGATTGTTGTTTAACTAGAGTGTTCACAACATTGTCTACAGTAATTATTTATGATGTTCGGAACTCAGCgcaatttccttttctcatcttaCCAATGTCTTTTAAATGTTGAAGAGAATATCTTGTGATTGAAATTGGAGTAGACTGCCTTGGTCTGTTCACGAATTTAACACAAATATTTTAGTGTTTAATGTAGAATCTTCTGTTTGCTGCAGTTTTAGAGCTACCATTCTTTATTGGGTTTCGAAATTGTCCTTGCTTTCCTCATTTAGCAAAAGGCTCTGTCCTGGCTGCTAGCAACAGTGACGACtgttaaattttctcaaatgtgttTTCTATTGTGATTGTGGTTATGATTTCTCTTCATTGACCTTTTTTTGTGATGACTTATGTTAGCAAACTTCCTAGTATTAAACCACTTTCCCATTCCTAGAAGGTATTGCTTAGTCATGATGTATTGTTCTGTTAAAATAGATATGAATAAATGTGATTTAactttattattgaattttgtgTCTATATCCAAGCATATGTGAATTTGAAGATCTCTTTTCTGTGTCATAGTTGACTCTTGGGTCTCATTCTTTATTATACTTCTAACATTTGCatgtgttgagcacctactatgtgccgggcACCATGTAAGTCCATGGAAAGACAATGGTGATCAAAAAGAATCACATTCTCTGACccacaaataaacataaaattaccaacATGAGATGCACATCAGGAATTGCACAGGATGCTGGACATATGGGCCTTCCCCACTCTGTCCTCCTGATGCTCCCTCTCTGTTCTACATCTCAGTGGACTCTCAAGTCCCTTCATCACAGGCTCTCTTACCCACAGGTTAACCATGGATTCTGTTTTCTCAGCCCAAAATTCTTGCTCTTTCCTTATTTCCCGTGGTTAACACTTACTCATCGTTCCTCTCATAGTTCAAATATTCATATTTCAGAAAAACACTTTTCCACCCACCTGCCGAGACTAAACTGGTCCTAAATGATTTTTTCTCTCTATAATTAATTATGATTCTCTATGCGTTAATAATATGGGCTTTTTCTATCATGGAGCATGTAGCTATTGATAATCACTTCTTAAATTTTCCTTTCACACTTTAGGATGATTTGATTTATAGaagctttgaatattttttaatcaaatgtaTCAACCATGTTTTTTTGCAATTAACTCTACTGGTTTTTAGTACAACACATCCCACTTGTGAGCATGTACTCATGAGAACacacattttgcattttattttaaagctttgtgattttgtttcctcCTCTGATCTTTATAGTTCACATACCTTTCTCTCTTCGTGAAAGAATCCACCTGGCAGCCAGTTTTTGAAACATGGAGCCATAGGGATCTTCATTAATTAGAAGTGCTGCAGGACGGTGAAAAGAGGTAACAGATCAGTTGTGTGTATAATGATCAGAATTCCATCCTGAGTGACCGCCACAGTTTAAGAGGAATAATGGTAATGATAGCCACACAAGACTGATTTATTGTGATGTTAAAAACAGAAGCTCACATTTATCATGTGTCCAGTGTATGCCACAGGAATGAGAAGAAAAACTACatgcatcatttcatttaattcacTCATCAGTCTTACATTGTAGGGAATATTTACTACTCCCATTGTAGAGGTGAGGCATCTGCCGCTAAGGGAGATTAAATAACTTAGTCAAGGTCGGACCAAAAGTGAGTTAGTGGAGCAAACTTCTATTCTAGGAAGTCTAACTCCAGATCCCATTTTACAAATCACATCTCTATCCCATATTTTGGGAGAGTTACATATcaaatataatcataataaaagGAACAtaataataaggataataatagctaTCGTTTATTTAGATCCTGCTGTGCACAAAGGCATTTCTAAACCTGACAAAGAAGGCAATAACAGTAACCACATTTgtagaaataaagtaaataagaCACTTGAATGTTAACTATGACCTGGCTAGGAAGCATCAAGTCACAGAATTAAAGTTGTTTGAGGTGAGAATCCACATGTTAATTAGTATCAGAGCTATTTGAATGAAGATAACATGGAGATTATCAAAGAAAAGATACTAAATGCCTTGAACTATTTTGGAAGGGTCATATCATAGAAGAAATTGGTTTATGTCCATAGCCTCAAATGGAATTAGAACTAGTGAGTAGGAGACAAATAGTGATTTCTGCTTAATTTCAAAAAGGCtaaataattacatttaataAGGAAATGGGCTCCCACTTGACTTAGTGAAGCACTGTGATTGGAAAGACTTAACAGAGGGTAAAGTTTGTCCACCTAAAGGTGAAATCAAGAGGCGCTGACTAGCTCAGGTGCCAGTCGGGTGTTCACCGAACATTGCTTTTGCCTCCTATTCCAGCAGACACACCAGCTCGATGGAAGCAGGAAACCACACGGAAGTATCAGAATTCCTCCTCCTGGGCCTCTCAGAGGATCCTGAACTGCAACCCCTTATCTTTGGAGTGTTGCTGTCCATGTACCTGGTCACCGTGCTTGGGAACCTCCTCATCATCTTGACCATCATCTCTGACTCCCACCTCCACACtcccatgtatttcttcctctctaACCTGTCCTTTGTCGACATCTGCTTCACTTCCACCACTGTGCCAAAGATGCTGGTGAACATCCAGGCTCAGAGAAAAGACGTCTCCTACATAGGATGCTTCACTCAGGtctatttttttatgatttttgcttTACTGGAAGGCTTCCTCCTGactgtgatggcctatgaccggtTTGTGGCCATCTGCCACCCACTGCACTACATGGTCATCATGAACCCACGCCTCTGTGGCCTCCTGGTTCTGATGTGCTGGTTTATCATTTTCTGGGTCTCCCTGCTTCATATTCTACTGTTGAGGCAGCTGACCTTCTGTATAGGCACTGAAATTCCACATTTCTTCTGTGAACTGGCTGAGGTTCTCAAATTAGCCTGCTCTGACACCCTCATCAATAACATCGCCATGTATGTGGCAACTGTCCTGCTTGGTGTATTTCCCCTCATTGGAATTGTCTTCTCTTACTCTCAAATTGTCTCCTCTATAATGAGAATTTCCCCTGCAGGAGGAAAATACAAAGCATTTTCCACCTGTGGGTCTCACCTCTCTGCGGTTTCCTTGTACTATGGGACAAGCCTGGGTGTCTACTTCAGTTCTGCTGTGACCCATTCTTCCCAAAGAAGCTCGATTGCCTCAGTGATGTACACTGTGGTCAACCCcatgctgaaccccttcatctacagcctgaggaacaagGATGTGAAGGGGGCCCTGGGGAGGCTCCTCAGTCGAGCTGCGCCTTGTCCGTGATGGGTCCCTGGCCTCAGAACAAAGTGGACATGGTCGGACCcaaaacaaatattataaattGAATCTCCTGGTTCTTTTTCTCCCCTAAAAGAAGTCTTCCTTTCTTTCAATTCCAAAATACCTATGtctttcctattttgtttttgtgtgtagtTTCTCCTCAATAACCTCCTCCATCATTCCTTTTTGACTTTTCCTCCCTATTTGCAGCCATGGTGTTGTATCTTTGGTCAGCTTTTTTACAGCCATTCCTGAGATTTTCAACTTTAGATCTGAAACACTTATATCATGTTATTGCATCGTTTCCGCAAAAATTTCACTTCTCAGATCTTGATATCTTCACCttaattttgttatgtatttgtttttcccTGGAAGAAATGGAATGAAAATCATACAATAGTTATCGCAAAAGTGCTAGCCATACCAAGACTCTTCTTGTTGCTTTACATGTATATTTTTGTGTAATCTCAACAATATTTCTTTGagattcttttttctcatttactccatttttcagagaaagagattgaaattGTGATGGACTCTAATCTGGAAACTTGACACTGAGCCGACATCCTACCTCTGCAAACATGCTTTTCATGAAAACAGTGATGTGATTTTCAACTTCAAGAGTAGGAATCCAGATTCGAAAGTTAGTTTCTTCAGGTGATTTATAGTAATATTTCAAAGGATAACTCTGAGATATTTTTTCACACtttgccttcctttctttcttcctattcTTTCATGTGTTATTGGACCTTTATTTCTCCTCACTGTAGTTTTAGGATACACCCAAAGATCCAAAAACACATAATACTGAATATAACAGAGAAAGACTTATTCTCTCACATGATTTCTTTTGGGGGGAAGATACTCCCTGCAGGTGCCATCAAGAATGATAGTTACACACTTGTGGAATGCATTCAGAACTTAGTTCACTTTTTGAGAAGAATATTGATAGAACTGAGTCTGCAGTGAAGAGTGGAGTATTAGAAGCTGTCAGCATTTCTCCCATGTTCCCTGGGATCCTTTCACCATCTGCATTGCATGATTACCTGTCAATGGTTCACAGCATGTGGAACCTACTTTTCCCAAGGCATGATGGCAGAAGTGACAGAGAATTATGCCCACTAGAAACAGCTCTTGATGGAGAGGTGTGGGATTCACCATCTCCTTCAACTTTTAGCTGGGATAATTTTCAAGTTTGGATATTGTCCCATTTCCCATGATTTCCCTACAGGATGAAAACTCTACTCAGTTATTGTGGGAGCTGACTTTACAAGGTAAGCTTTATAGGATACCTTTTCTTCCCTATATCACTTCTCTCTCTAACCAATGTTACATATTTTCTACTCCTTCCAATAAAGTTCCTGCATGTGAATCCTTGGCTCAGTCTCTGTTTCTGGGGTAAAAAACCAAAACAGGTGATACAGACTGTGAAGTGTATCAAAATAATATCATGAATAGAGCCTtgggcttttgggaaaagaagaaataaagaaaacaaaaattgtgtATCTGGTAAGATCTTCATATTACTGAAAAGTCATAATTTGTTAGTGAGGAAAAACCTCTTTGATGTTGCTTCAATTCACTTTGATTAAATTAAGTTTAATCCAGTGTTTATTTTGTGTCTACTATATACAAGTCGAAGAGGGGACCAGAGAGGTAGCTATGATTACAACTCAGAGTGGTGAACCTAATAATATGGGGGTGCAATAGAGCATGTTGAAAACAAAGGTAAAACTGTTCAATCACCTCTTGTAATTCCAGGG
Encoded here:
- the LOC131394613 gene encoding olfactory receptor 7D4-like yields the protein MEAGNHTEVSEFLLLGLSEDPELQPLIFGVLLSMYLVTVLGNLLIILTIISDSHLHTPMYFFLSNLSFVDICFTSTTVPKMLVNIQAQRKDVSYIGCFTQVYFFMIFALLEGFLLTVMAYDRFVAICHPLHYMVIMNPRLCGLLVLMCWFIIFWVSLLHILLLRQLTFCIGTEIPHFFCELAEVLKLACSDTLINNIAMYVATVLLGVFPLIGIVFSYSQIVSSIMRISPAGGKYKAFSTCGSHLSAVSLYYGTSLGVYFSSAVTHSSQRSSIASVMYTVVNPMLNPFIYSLRNKDVKGALGRLLSRAAPCP